Sequence from the Actinomycetota bacterium genome:
CGTCCGCGGCGTCCTGTACGGAGGCCGGGTCGAGCGGCGGGACGTCGTGGGGGTGCAGGCCCTCCCTCAGCCGCAGGCCGAGCATCAGTCGCTCCGCGGAGCGTTCGTCCGTGCCGAGGTGCTCGTCACCGGCGATCGGTACGGCACCAGCCTCGGCGGCATCCAGCCAACGGTCGACCGAGCGGTGGTGCCACCAGCGGTAGCCATCGAGGTGACCGTGCGCCCCGACCCCGAACGCGAGGTAGTCGCCGTGGCGCCAATACAGGAGGTTGTGGCGCGACCGCTGCCTCGGCCCACGCGCCCAGTTGGAGATCTCGTAGTGGTCGAACGCCGCCGCGTCCAGCACCTCGCGTGCGAGCTCCCAGCGACCGCGCTGGACGTCGTCGTCCGGCGCCGGCAGGGACCCCTCCGCGACGGCGCGCCCCATCGGGGTGTTGGAGTGGACGGTGAGGGCGTAGGCGGAGATGTGCTCGGGTACGAGCGCGAGCGCGTCCTCCAGCGTGCGCTGCCAATCGGCCTCGGTCTCGCCGGGTGTGCCGTAGATGAGGTCGAGGCTGACGCGGTCGATCCCCGCGTCCCGCGCCAGGCGCACGGCGCGGGCGGCGCCATCGGCGTGATGACGACGTTCCAGCGTCGCCAGCACGTGCGGGGCGGTGGACTGCACGCCCAGGCTCACACGCTCGACCCCGACCTCCACCAGCGCCCCGAACATCTCCTCGCTGGCAGTCTCGGGGTTGCACTCGACCGTCACCTCCGCGTCGGGGGCGACGTCGAACTCCGACCTCAGCGTCGCCACGATCGTGGCGAGCTCACCCGGTGGGAGCAGCGTCGGCGTGCCACCTCCGATGAACACGCTCGTGACCTGCCGGTCGGTGTGTCGCGGGGCGTTGACGCGGATGCGGCGGAGCAGCGCCCGGACGTACCGCGTCATGAGTTCGCTCCGCCGAGATGACGCTCCGCCGACCTCGCGCACGGCGAAGTCGCAGTAGCCGCAGCGGTGCGAGCAGAACGGGACGTGGACGTAGATGCCGAAGCCGGCGGCGCGTCCGGACTCGACGGGGTCGTCGAGCCAGCGCATCCGTGTTGTGCTACCGCTTCGCTGCTTGAGCATT
This genomic interval carries:
- the hemW gene encoding radical SAM family heme chaperone HemW produces the protein MRWLDDPVESGRAAGFGIYVHVPFCSHRCGYCDFAVREVGGASSRRSELMTRYVRALLRRIRVNAPRHTDRQVTSVFIGGGTPTLLPPGELATIVATLRSEFDVAPDAEVTVECNPETASEEMFGALVEVGVERVSLGVQSTAPHVLATLERRHHADGAARAVRLARDAGIDRVSLDLIYGTPGETEADWQRTLEDALALVPEHISAYALTVHSNTPMGRAVAEGSLPAPDDDVQRGRWELAREVLDAAAFDHYEISNWARGPRQRSRHNLLYWRHGDYLAFGVGAHGHLDGYRWWHHRSVDRWLDAAEAGAVPIAGDEHLGTDERSAERLMLGLRLREGLHPHDVPPLDPASVQDAADAGLLLLTCGRFQATDDGWYLLDETVGRLVA